One genomic window of Bradyrhizobium sp. B124 includes the following:
- a CDS encoding S9 family peptidase has translation MTKSATTTPPPVAPRRPHSFTTHGITVTDDYAWIKDPKWQEVLRDPSILDPDIRSYLEAENGYTDSLLGHTDGLQKRLVKEMRGRIKEDDSSVPSPDGPFAYFRKFREGGQHELYCRTPRDGGDTHVVLDGDALAKDHEYFKFGGSRHSNDHRLHAWSADTKGSEYFSIRVRDWATGGDLDDLVEETDGGVVWAADSESFFYVKLDDNHRPMQVWRHRLGTRQADDTLIYEEQDSGWFTHLHESASGRFCVIAGGDHETSEQRLIDLSNPDAPPRLVAAREEGVQYSIADRGDELFILTNADDAIDFKVVTAPLATPERPNWRDLIPYREGVYVLDVELYAGHMVRLERANALPAIIIRDLRSGEEHAIAFDEAAYSLDTMGGYEFDTTNLRFAYSSMTTPSEVYDYDMATRTRVLRKRQEIPSGHNPADYVTTRIMATSHDGAQVPVSILHRKDFARDGNAPLLLYGYGSYGMAMPASFAANRLSLVDRGFVYAIAHVRGGADKGWGWYLDGKREKKTNTFDDFAAAGRALVEAKYTGEKRIVGHGGSAGGMLMGAVANRAGELFAGIVAEVPFVDVLNTMLDDTLPLTPPEWPEWGNPIESEKDFRTILSYSPYDNVAAKDYPAILAMGGLTDPRVTYWEPAKWIARLRATMRGGGPVLLRTNMGAGHGGASGRFNRLDEVAIVYAFALWAVGMADKAEV, from the coding sequence GTGACCAAATCCGCCACCACAACACCGCCCCCTGTCGCGCCGCGCCGGCCGCATTCCTTCACCACCCACGGCATCACGGTGACGGACGACTATGCCTGGATCAAGGATCCGAAATGGCAGGAGGTGCTGCGCGATCCCTCGATCCTCGATCCTGACATCCGCAGCTATCTCGAAGCCGAGAACGGCTACACTGACAGCCTGCTCGGCCATACCGACGGCTTGCAGAAGCGGCTGGTCAAGGAGATGCGCGGGCGGATCAAGGAGGATGATTCCAGCGTGCCGTCGCCGGACGGCCCGTTCGCCTATTTCCGCAAGTTCCGCGAGGGCGGCCAGCATGAGCTTTACTGCCGCACGCCGCGCGACGGTGGTGACACGCATGTCGTGCTCGACGGCGACGCGCTGGCGAAGGACCACGAATATTTCAAGTTCGGTGGCAGCCGACATTCCAATGACCACCGCCTGCACGCCTGGAGCGCCGACACCAAGGGCTCCGAATATTTCTCGATCCGCGTGCGCGACTGGGCAACCGGCGGCGATCTCGACGACCTCGTCGAGGAGACCGACGGCGGCGTGGTCTGGGCCGCGGATTCCGAGAGCTTCTTCTACGTCAAGCTCGACGACAATCACCGCCCGATGCAGGTGTGGCGGCACAGGCTCGGCACCAGGCAGGCCGACGACACCCTGATCTATGAGGAGCAGGATTCCGGCTGGTTCACCCATCTGCACGAGAGCGCGAGCGGCCGCTTCTGCGTGATCGCCGGCGGCGACCACGAGACCTCGGAGCAGCGGCTGATCGATCTTTCCAATCCCGACGCCCCGCCGCGGCTGGTCGCGGCGCGCGAGGAAGGTGTGCAGTATTCGATCGCCGACCGCGGCGACGAGCTGTTCATCCTGACCAATGCCGACGACGCGATCGACTTCAAGGTCGTCACCGCGCCGCTCGCCACGCCCGAGCGCCCCAACTGGCGCGACCTGATCCCGTATCGCGAGGGCGTCTATGTGCTCGACGTCGAGCTCTATGCCGGCCACATGGTGCGGCTGGAGCGCGCCAACGCCCTGCCGGCGATCATCATCCGCGACCTCAGGAGCGGCGAGGAGCACGCCATCGCGTTCGACGAGGCGGCCTATTCGCTCGACACCATGGGCGGCTACGAATTCGACACCACCAATCTGCGCTTTGCCTATTCGTCGATGACGACGCCGTCGGAGGTCTATGACTACGACATGGCGACGCGGACGCGGGTGCTGCGCAAGCGGCAGGAGATTCCGTCCGGCCACAACCCGGCCGATTACGTCACCACGCGGATCATGGCGACCTCGCATGACGGCGCGCAGGTACCGGTCTCGATCCTGCACCGTAAGGATTTTGCCCGCGACGGCAACGCGCCGCTGCTGCTCTATGGCTACGGCTCCTATGGCATGGCGATGCCGGCGTCGTTTGCCGCGAACCGGCTGTCGCTGGTCGACCGCGGCTTCGTCTACGCGATCGCGCATGTCCGCGGCGGCGCCGACAAGGGCTGGGGCTGGTATCTCGACGGCAAGCGCGAGAAGAAGACCAACACGTTCGACGATTTCGCCGCCGCAGGCCGCGCGCTGGTCGAGGCTAAATACACGGGTGAAAAACGCATCGTCGGGCATGGCGGCTCGGCCGGCGGCATGCTGATGGGCGCGGTCGCGAACCGCGCCGGCGAGCTGTTTGCCGGCATCGTCGCCGAGGTGCCGTTCGTCGACGTGCTCAACACCATGCTCGACGACACCCTGCCGCTGACGCCGCCGGAATGGCCGGAATGGGGCAATCCGATCGAGAGCGAGAAGGATTTCCGCACCATCCTGTCCTATTCGCCGTACGACAATGTCGCGGCGAAGGACTATCCGGCGATCCTCGCGATGGGCGGGCTCACCGATCCTCGCGTGACTTACTGGGAGCCGGCGAAATGGATCGCACGGCTACGCGCCACCATGCGCGGCGGCGGCCCGGTGCTGCTGCGCACCAACATGGGCGCCGGCCACGGCGGCGCCTCCGGCCGCTTCAACCGCCTCGACGAGGTCGCGATCGTCTACGCGTTCGCGCTGTGGGCGGTCGGGATGGCGGACAAGGCGGAGGTGTAG
- a CDS encoding ribonuclease activity regulator RraA: MSKLSDTTRNKLKSVSTATVATALFKRGLRIQMIQDVHPLSPDQPIMVGEAFTLRYMPAREDLNTIEVFRDRAHPQRKAIEDCPPGSVLVMDSRKDARAASAGAILVTRLMKRGCAGVVTDGGFRDSAEIARLDFPAFHHRPSAPTNLTLHQAIEINVPIGCGDAPVFPGDVILGDSDGVIVIPAHLADEIANETFEMTAFEDFVTEQVQNGRGIFGLYPATDEQTLKDFAAWRKAKGR, translated from the coding sequence ATGTCAAAACTCAGCGACACCACCCGCAACAAGCTGAAATCCGTTTCCACCGCCACCGTTGCGACCGCGCTGTTCAAGCGCGGATTGCGCATCCAGATGATCCAGGATGTTCATCCCCTGAGCCCGGATCAGCCGATCATGGTCGGCGAGGCCTTCACGCTGCGCTACATGCCGGCGCGCGAGGATCTCAACACGATCGAGGTGTTCCGCGACCGCGCGCATCCGCAGCGCAAGGCGATCGAGGATTGCCCGCCGGGCAGCGTGCTGGTGATGGACAGCCGCAAGGATGCGCGCGCGGCGTCGGCCGGCGCGATCCTGGTGACGCGGCTGATGAAGCGCGGCTGCGCCGGCGTCGTCACCGACGGCGGCTTCAGGGATTCGGCCGAGATCGCGCGGCTGGACTTCCCGGCTTTTCATCATCGCCCGAGTGCGCCGACCAATCTGACGCTGCATCAGGCGATCGAGATCAATGTCCCGATCGGCTGCGGCGACGCGCCGGTGTTCCCCGGCGACGTGATCCTTGGCGACAGCGACGGCGTCATCGTGATCCCGGCGCATCTCGCCGACGAGATCGCGAACGAGACTTTCGAGATGACCGCGTTCGAGGATTTCGTCACCGAGCAGGTGCAGAACGGCCGCGGCATCTTCGGCCTCTATCCCGCGACCGACGAGCAGACGCTGAAGGATTTTGCGGCCTGGCGGAAGGCGAAGGGGCGGTAG
- the araD gene encoding L-arabinonate dehydratase, translating into MTNKNKTPDQLRSARWFAPDDLRAFGHRSRAMQMGYAPEEWRDRPVIAIINTWSDAQPCHMHFKSRVDDVKRGVLMAGGFPLELPALSLSESLLKPTTMLYRNMLAMDAEELLRGHPVDGVVLMGGCDKTTPGLLLGATSMNLPAIYLPAGPMLRGNWKGKTLGSGSDAWKYWDERRAGKISDKDWVDMEAGIARSYGTCMTMGTASTMTAIAEAIGMTLPGASSIPAADANHIRMSSEAGRRIVEMVWEDLTPQKIQTRKAFENAITVAMAMGCSTNAIIHLIAQARRAGQDISLDDFEVASRKVPVIANVRPSGDLYLMEDFFYAGGLPGLMNRIKPHLHLDCMTVSGKTLGENIEGAEVHNDDVIRTVDNPIYKEGALAVLKGNLAPDGCVIKPSACDPRFLKHTGPALVFDDYPSMKKAVDDPDLDVTADHVLILRNAGPQGGPGMPEWGMLPIPTKLVKQGVRDMVRLSDARMSGTSYGACILHVSPESFIGGPLALVRNGDRITLDVAARTINLDVPEAELAKRRAEWKQPEQRFERGYGWMFSKHIKQANEGCDFDFLETGFGKPVGEPSIY; encoded by the coding sequence ATGACCAACAAGAACAAGACCCCGGATCAATTGCGCAGCGCGCGCTGGTTTGCGCCCGACGATTTGCGCGCCTTCGGCCATCGCTCGCGCGCGATGCAGATGGGCTACGCGCCGGAGGAATGGCGCGACCGGCCGGTGATCGCGATCATCAACACCTGGTCGGACGCGCAGCCCTGCCACATGCACTTCAAGAGCCGGGTCGATGACGTCAAGCGCGGCGTGCTGATGGCCGGCGGCTTTCCGCTCGAGCTGCCGGCGCTGTCGCTGTCGGAATCGCTGCTGAAGCCGACCACCATGCTCTACCGCAACATGCTCGCGATGGACGCCGAGGAGCTGCTGCGCGGCCATCCGGTCGACGGCGTGGTGCTGATGGGCGGCTGCGACAAGACCACGCCCGGCCTGCTGCTAGGGGCCACCAGCATGAACCTGCCGGCGATCTATCTGCCGGCCGGGCCGATGCTGCGCGGCAACTGGAAGGGCAAGACGCTCGGCTCCGGCTCGGATGCCTGGAAATACTGGGACGAGCGCCGCGCCGGCAAGATCTCCGACAAGGACTGGGTCGACATGGAGGCCGGCATCGCCCGCAGCTATGGCACCTGCATGACCATGGGCACGGCCTCGACCATGACCGCGATCGCAGAAGCCATCGGCATGACGCTGCCCGGCGCCTCGTCGATCCCCGCGGCCGACGCCAACCATATCCGGATGAGCTCGGAAGCCGGCCGCCGCATCGTCGAGATGGTGTGGGAGGATCTGACGCCGCAGAAGATCCAGACGCGAAAAGCGTTCGAGAATGCGATCACCGTCGCGATGGCGATGGGCTGTTCGACCAACGCCATCATTCACCTGATTGCGCAGGCGCGCCGCGCCGGCCAGGACATCTCGCTCGACGATTTTGAAGTCGCGAGCCGCAAGGTGCCTGTCATCGCCAATGTGCGGCCGAGCGGCGACCTCTATCTGATGGAGGATTTCTTCTATGCCGGCGGGTTGCCCGGCCTGATGAACCGCATCAAGCCGCATCTGCATCTCGACTGCATGACGGTGTCGGGCAAGACGCTCGGCGAGAACATCGAAGGCGCGGAGGTTCATAATGATGATGTCATCCGCACCGTCGACAACCCGATCTACAAGGAGGGCGCGCTGGCGGTGTTGAAGGGCAATCTCGCGCCCGACGGCTGCGTCATCAAGCCGTCCGCCTGCGATCCGCGCTTCCTCAAGCACACTGGACCTGCGCTGGTGTTCGACGACTATCCCTCGATGAAGAAGGCAGTCGACGACCCCGATCTCGACGTCACGGCCGATCACGTGCTGATCCTGCGCAACGCGGGCCCGCAGGGCGGCCCGGGGATGCCGGAGTGGGGCATGCTGCCGATCCCGACCAAGCTCGTGAAGCAGGGCGTGCGCGACATGGTGCGGCTGTCGGATGCGCGGATGAGCGGCACCAGCTACGGCGCCTGCATCCTGCACGTCTCGCCGGAGTCCTTCATCGGAGGCCCGCTGGCGCTGGTGCGGAACGGCGACCGCATCACGCTCGACGTCGCCGCGCGCACCATCAATCTCGATGTGCCGGAGGCGGAGCTGGCCAAACGCCGCGCCGAATGGAAGCAGCCCGAGCAGCGCTTCGAGCGCGGCTATGGCTGGATGTTCTCAAAACACATCAAGCAGGCCAATGAAGGCTGCGACTTCGATTTCCTGGAAACCGGTTTTGGTAAACCGGTGGGCGAGCCGTCGATCTACTGA
- a CDS encoding response regulator: MVENGAPRGEIFVVDDDPAVRETLSVVLSTAGYKVICFADGAALLAVARSRTPACILLDVHIPGKSGLDILKELHGEDYPAPIFMISGQGDITMAVSAIKNGALDFIEKPFRGNEIVSRLNEAIDAYTRRQAETSASRIAALHFPGREPLTRREREVLEQFTAGASNKEAGRHLGISPRTIEDHRANIMKKLGARNAADLVRIVMTAQQK; this comes from the coding sequence ATGGTTGAGAATGGCGCTCCTCGCGGGGAAATCTTTGTAGTCGACGACGACCCCGCCGTTCGCGAGACGCTGTCCGTGGTCCTGTCGACCGCCGGCTACAAGGTGATTTGCTTTGCAGACGGCGCTGCGCTGCTCGCGGTGGCGCGCAGCCGGACGCCGGCCTGCATCCTGCTCGACGTGCATATCCCCGGCAAATCCGGCCTCGATATCCTGAAGGAGCTGCACGGCGAGGATTATCCGGCGCCGATCTTCATGATCTCCGGCCAGGGCGACATCACGATGGCGGTCAGCGCCATCAAGAACGGCGCGCTCGACTTCATCGAGAAGCCGTTCCGCGGCAACGAGATCGTCAGCCGCCTCAATGAGGCGATTGACGCCTATACCAGGCGCCAGGCCGAGACCTCGGCATCGCGCATCGCCGCGCTGCACTTTCCCGGCCGCGAGCCGCTGACCCGCCGCGAACGCGAGGTGCTCGAGCAGTTCACCGCGGGCGCCTCCAACAAGGAGGCCGGGCGTCACCTCGGGATCAGCCCGCGCACGATCGAGGATCACCGCGCCAACATCATGAAGAAGCTCGGCGCGCGCAACGCCGCCGACCTCGTCCGCATCGTGATGACGGCGCAGCAAAAGTAA
- a CDS encoding protein-glutamate O-methyltransferase CheR gives MTPPDYEYLRKLLKDHSGLDLSADKQYLIESRLLPLARKCGLSGIPDLIAKIRAGSSTHTVQVVEAMTTNETFFFRDKVPFDHFRDTIIPEVLKARAARRSVRIWCAAGSTGQEPYSLAMCLKEMGAALAGWRVEITATDLSQEVLEKSKAGIYSQFEVQRGLPIQMLVKYFKQSGELWQINPELRAMVQHRQLNLLHDFSQLGTFDVIFCRNVLIYFDQDTKINIFNRLARLMEADGFLVLGAAETVVGLTDTFKPIPERRGLYRPSGVRPALAMPRTAMAVGY, from the coding sequence GTGACGCCCCCCGACTACGAGTATCTGCGTAAGCTCCTGAAGGACCATTCCGGTCTCGATCTGTCCGCGGACAAGCAATATCTGATCGAGAGCCGCCTGCTGCCGCTGGCCCGCAAATGCGGCCTGTCCGGCATCCCCGACCTGATCGCCAAGATCAGGGCCGGCTCATCGACGCACACCGTCCAGGTGGTCGAGGCGATGACCACCAACGAGACGTTCTTCTTCCGCGACAAGGTGCCGTTCGATCATTTCCGCGACACCATCATACCCGAGGTCCTGAAGGCGCGCGCCGCGCGCCGCAGCGTCCGGATCTGGTGCGCCGCCGGCTCGACCGGCCAGGAGCCCTATTCGCTGGCGATGTGCCTCAAGGAGATGGGCGCAGCGCTGGCGGGATGGCGGGTCGAGATCACGGCGACCGACCTGTCGCAGGAGGTGCTGGAGAAGTCGAAAGCCGGCATCTACAGCCAGTTCGAGGTGCAGCGCGGGCTGCCTATCCAGATGCTGGTGAAGTATTTCAAGCAGTCGGGAGAACTCTGGCAGATCAATCCCGAGTTGCGCGCGATGGTGCAGCACCGTCAGCTCAATCTGCTGCACGATTTCTCCCAGCTCGGCACGTTCGATGTGATCTTCTGCCGCAATGTGCTGATCTATTTCGATCAGGACACCAAGATCAACATCTTCAACCGGCTCGCCCGGTTGATGGAGGCCGACGGCTTCCTGGTGCTCGGCGCCGCCGAAACCGTGGTCGGCCTGACCGATACGTTCAAGCCGATTCCCGAGCGGCGTGGCCTGTACCGGCCGAGCGGGGTGCGGCCTGCGCTTGCGATGCCGCGGACTGCCATGGCGGTCGGATATTGA
- a CDS encoding response regulator yields the protein MKTCLVVDDSGVVRKIARRILEGMEFTVIEAEDGAVALEACKQALPDAVLLDWNMPVMDGFEFLVQLRRMPGGDVPKVVFCTTENGIDHISRALHAGANEYIMKPFDKDIVIAKFQEVGLLALDASAEA from the coding sequence ATGAAGACATGTCTTGTCGTCGACGATTCCGGTGTGGTGCGAAAAATCGCACGCCGCATCCTCGAAGGAATGGAATTCACCGTCATCGAAGCCGAGGACGGCGCGGTCGCGCTCGAAGCCTGCAAGCAGGCGCTGCCGGACGCGGTGCTGCTCGACTGGAACATGCCGGTCATGGACGGCTTCGAATTCCTCGTGCAACTGCGCCGCATGCCCGGCGGCGATGTGCCGAAGGTGGTGTTCTGCACCACCGAGAACGGCATCGACCACATCTCGCGGGCGCTGCATGCCGGCGCCAACGAGTACATCATGAAGCCGTTCGACAAGGACATCGTGATCGCGAAATTCCAGGAAGTGGGTTTGCTGGCGCTCGATGCGTCGGCCGAAGCCTAA
- a CDS encoding chemotaxis protein CheW, translated as MTSKTETSEGAMAEYVTAVIGGQLFGLPISRVQDVFMPERLTRVPLASSEIAGVLNLRGRIVTVVDMRARLGLPKADDGKPPMAVGVDQRGESYGLLIDQIGEVLRLPDDSRQDNPVNLDPRMARLAGGVHRLDGQLMVVLDVDRVLELVPKTLAAA; from the coding sequence ATGACCAGCAAGACCGAGACCAGTGAAGGCGCGATGGCCGAATACGTCACCGCCGTGATCGGCGGGCAGCTGTTCGGCCTGCCGATCTCGCGGGTGCAGGACGTGTTCATGCCGGAGCGGCTGACGCGGGTGCCGTTGGCCTCCAGCGAGATCGCCGGCGTGCTCAATCTGCGCGGCCGCATCGTCACCGTGGTCGACATGCGCGCCCGGCTCGGCCTGCCCAAGGCCGACGACGGCAAGCCACCGATGGCGGTCGGCGTCGACCAGCGCGGCGAATCCTACGGCCTGCTGATCGACCAGATCGGCGAGGTGTTGCGGCTGCCCGATGACAGCCGCCAGGACAACCCGGTCAACCTCGATCCCCGCATGGCCAGGCTCGCCGGCGGCGTTCACCGCCTCGACGGACAGCTCATGGTCGTCCTCGATGTCGATCGCGTGCTCGAACTGGTGCCCAAGACACTTGCTGCAGCGTAA
- a CDS encoding hybrid sensor histidine kinase/response regulator → MDDLLREFLTESSESLDTVDNQLVQFEQDPNNAKILDNIFRLVHTIKGTCGFLGLPRLEALAHAGETLMGKFRDGMPVKAEAVTLILSSIDRIKEILGGLEATEAEPEGNDRDLIDQLEAMVEHGMAAMSGSTQSMPTAGEAAPEDMPVVESPSVQAAMTEGTLVVQTLERPLRPGEVSLDELERAFRETEIEVAAPAPVPVAKPAAEPAEAAKKPVRKAATEDVQEGDKIANQSIRVNVDTLEHLMTMVSELVLTRNQLLEISRRNEDTEFKVPLQRLSNVTAELQEGVMKTRMQPIGNAWQKLPRIVRDLSGELGKQIELEMHGADTELDRQVLDLIKDPLTHMVRNSADHGLETTAERVASGKPEQGTIRLSAYHEGGHIIICIADNGRGLNTERIKAKALQNGLVTEAELEKMTEAQIHKFIFAPGFSTAAQVTSVSGRGVGMDVVRTNIDQIGGTIDIKSVAGEGASVTIKIPLTLAIVSALIVEAGGDRFAIPQLSVVELVRARANSEHRIERIKDTAVLRLRNKLLPLIHLKKLLKIDDGATSDAENSFIVVTQVGSQTFGIVVDGVFHTEEIVVKPMSTKLRHIDMFSGNTILGDGAVIMIIDPNGIAKALGASGSSAHDMADDNAAAHASSGEQLTSLLVFRAGSSQPKAVPLGLVTRLEEIATDKIELSNGRYMVQYREQLMPLVQMAGVEVQTQGAQPILVFADDGRSMGLVVDEIIDIVEERLNIEVAGSQDGILGSAVIKGQATEVIDVGHFLPMAFADWFSRKEMRPSASAQSVLLVDDSAFFRNMLAPVLKAAGYKVRTAPNAQEGLAALRSGQAFDVVLTDIEMPEMNGFEFAENIRSDQNLTGLPIIALSAMVSPAAIERGRQAGFHDYVAKFDRPGLIAALKEQTAELRRAA, encoded by the coding sequence ATGGACGATCTGTTGCGCGAGTTCCTGACGGAGAGCAGCGAGAGCCTGGACACGGTCGACAACCAGCTGGTGCAGTTCGAGCAGGATCCGAACAACGCGAAGATCCTGGATAACATTTTCCGGCTTGTGCACACGATCAAGGGGACCTGCGGCTTCCTCGGGCTGCCGCGGCTGGAAGCGCTGGCGCATGCCGGCGAGACCCTGATGGGCAAATTCCGCGACGGCATGCCGGTGAAGGCGGAAGCCGTGACGCTGATCCTGTCCTCGATCGACCGCATCAAGGAGATCCTTGGCGGGCTCGAGGCGACCGAGGCCGAGCCTGAGGGCAACGACCGCGACCTGATCGATCAGCTGGAGGCGATGGTCGAGCACGGCATGGCGGCGATGTCAGGCTCGACGCAGTCGATGCCGACTGCCGGTGAGGCTGCTCCTGAAGACATGCCTGTCGTTGAATCTCCATCCGTGCAGGCAGCGATGACTGAAGGCACGCTGGTGGTGCAGACGCTGGAGCGTCCGCTGCGCCCTGGCGAGGTCTCGCTGGACGAACTCGAGCGCGCCTTCCGCGAGACCGAGATTGAAGTCGCAGCACCCGCACCTGTGCCGGTCGCGAAGCCCGCAGCCGAACCGGCTGAAGCCGCAAAGAAGCCGGTGCGCAAGGCCGCCACCGAGGATGTCCAGGAAGGCGACAAGATCGCCAACCAGTCGATCCGGGTCAACGTCGACACCCTCGAACACCTCATGACCATGGTCTCCGAGCTGGTGCTGACCCGCAACCAGCTGCTGGAGATCTCACGCCGCAACGAGGACACCGAGTTCAAGGTGCCGCTGCAGCGGCTCTCCAACGTCACCGCCGAGCTGCAGGAAGGCGTCATGAAGACGCGCATGCAGCCGATCGGCAATGCCTGGCAGAAGCTGCCGCGCATCGTCCGCGATCTCTCCGGCGAGCTCGGCAAGCAGATCGAGCTGGAGATGCACGGCGCCGACACCGAGCTCGACCGCCAGGTGCTCGACCTGATCAAGGACCCGTTGACGCACATGGTGCGCAACTCCGCCGATCACGGCCTGGAGACCACCGCCGAGCGGGTCGCTAGCGGCAAGCCCGAGCAGGGCACCATCCGCCTCAGCGCCTATCACGAAGGCGGCCATATCATCATCTGCATCGCCGACAATGGCCGCGGGCTCAACACCGAGCGGATCAAGGCCAAGGCGCTCCAGAACGGTCTCGTCACCGAGGCTGAGCTGGAGAAGATGACCGAAGCCCAGATCCACAAGTTCATCTTCGCGCCGGGCTTCTCGACCGCGGCGCAAGTCACCTCGGTGTCCGGCCGCGGCGTCGGCATGGACGTGGTGCGCACCAATATCGACCAGATCGGCGGCACCATCGACATCAAGAGCGTGGCCGGTGAGGGCGCCTCGGTCACCATCAAGATCCCGCTGACGCTTGCGATCGTCTCCGCGCTGATCGTGGAAGCCGGCGGCGACCGCTTTGCGATTCCCCAATTGTCTGTGGTCGAGCTGGTGCGGGCCCGCGCCAACTCCGAGCACCGCATCGAGCGGATCAAGGACACCGCGGTCTTGCGGCTGCGCAACAAGCTGCTGCCGCTGATCCATCTGAAGAAGCTCCTCAAGATCGACGATGGCGCCACCTCGGATGCCGAGAACAGCTTCATCGTGGTGACGCAAGTCGGCAGCCAGACCTTTGGCATCGTGGTCGACGGCGTGTTCCACACCGAGGAGATCGTGGTCAAGCCGATGTCCACGAAACTGCGGCACATCGACATGTTCTCCGGCAACACCATTTTGGGCGATGGTGCTGTGATCATGATCATCGACCCCAACGGCATTGCCAAGGCCTTGGGCGCGTCCGGCTCCTCGGCCCATGACATGGCCGACGACAATGCGGCAGCGCATGCCTCGAGCGGCGAGCAGCTGACCTCGCTGTTGGTGTTCCGCGCCGGTTCCAGCCAGCCGAAGGCGGTGCCGCTCGGCCTCGTCACCCGGCTGGAGGAGATCGCAACCGACAAGATCGAGCTCTCGAACGGCCGCTACATGGTGCAGTACCGCGAGCAGCTGATGCCGCTGGTGCAGATGGCAGGGGTCGAGGTGCAGACCCAGGGCGCGCAGCCGATCCTGGTGTTCGCCGACGACGGCCGCTCGATGGGGCTCGTGGTCGACGAGATCATCGACATCGTCGAGGAGCGGCTCAACATCGAGGTCGCGGGCAGCCAGGACGGCATTCTGGGCTCGGCCGTGATCAAGGGCCAGGCCACCGAGGTGATCGACGTCGGCCACTTCCTGCCGATGGCGTTTGCCGACTGGTTCTCGCGCAAGGAGATGCGCCCGTCGGCCTCGGCGCAGTCGGTGCTGCTGGTCGACGATAGCGCGTTCTTCCGCAACATGCTGGCGCCGGTCTTGAAGGCCGCCGGCTACAAGGTGCGGACCGCGCCGAATGCGCAGGAAGGGCTCGCCGCGCTGCGCTCGGGGCAGGCCTTCGACGTCGTGCTGACCGACATCGAGATGCCCGAGATGAACGGTTTTGAGTTCGCCGAGAACATCCGCTCTGACCAAAACCTCACCGGGCTGCCGATCATCGCGCTGTCGGCAATGGTGTCGCCGGCGGCAATCGAGCGCGGCCGGCAGGCCGGATTCCACGACTATGTCGCCAAGTTCGACCGTCCCGGGCTGATCGCGGCGCTGAAAGAGCAGACCGCCGAACTGCGCCGCGCGGCTTAA